A stretch of Crossiella cryophila DNA encodes these proteins:
- a CDS encoding oxidoreductase, producing MSRIWLVTGSSRGLGREITRAALARGNRVVATARRPEDLAEFTETYGDAVRATSLDVTDPAAARAAVELAVREFGGLDVVVNNAGYANSAAFEETPEDDFRAQVETNLFGVVNVTRAALPVLRGQRSGHIVQISSVGGRVGGSPGLSAYQTAKFGVAGFSEVLINELAPLGVKVTVVEPGGFRTDWAGPSMRIAEPGPDYAETLRMMTDYREQRAGREPGDPARAGQVIADLIEHPDPPRRLLLGSDALTVTVTANERQMAEAQAWAQVSRSTDFPA from the coding sequence ATGAGCAGAATCTGGCTTGTCACCGGCAGCTCCCGCGGTCTCGGGCGGGAGATCACCAGGGCCGCGCTGGCCCGCGGCAACCGGGTGGTCGCCACCGCGCGACGACCTGAGGACCTGGCCGAGTTCACCGAGACCTACGGCGACGCGGTGCGCGCCACCTCGCTGGATGTCACCGACCCCGCCGCGGCACGGGCCGCGGTCGAGCTGGCCGTGCGCGAGTTCGGCGGCCTGGACGTGGTGGTCAACAACGCCGGCTACGCCAACAGCGCGGCCTTCGAGGAGACCCCGGAGGATGACTTCCGGGCCCAGGTGGAGACCAACCTGTTCGGCGTGGTCAACGTGACCAGGGCGGCGTTGCCGGTGCTGCGCGGGCAGCGGTCCGGGCACATCGTGCAGATCTCCTCGGTCGGCGGCCGGGTCGGCGGTTCACCTGGGCTTTCGGCGTACCAGACGGCCAAGTTCGGGGTGGCGGGCTTCTCCGAGGTGCTGATCAACGAGCTGGCGCCGCTGGGGGTGAAGGTGACCGTGGTGGAGCCGGGTGGTTTCCGCACCGACTGGGCCGGACCGTCGATGCGGATCGCCGAGCCGGGACCGGACTACGCGGAGACGCTGCGGATGATGACCGACTACCGCGAGCAGCGGGCGGGCCGGGAGCCGGGCGATCCGGCCAGGGCCGGCCAGGTGATCGCGGACCTCATCGAGCACCCTGATCCGCCGCGGCGGCTGCTGCTGGGTTCGGACGCGCTGACGGTCACTGTGACGGCGAATGAGCGGCAGATGGCCGAGGCGCAGGCGTGGGCGCAGGTCAGCCGGTCCACCGATTTCCCGGCCTAG
- a CDS encoding cysteine desulfurase-like protein, with protein sequence MAYDVARVRGLFPALGDGWVHLDSPAGMQVPEQVATAVSTALRAPVSGPGGIFPASQRAEAIVDAARRSVADLVGCDPAGVVLGPSSAVLLQRLADALGEAWMLGDEVVVSRLDHPGNVSPWVRAAQRAGGSVRWGEIDIETCELPAWQYDGLITGSTKAVAITAASGAVGTRPDVRHVANAARKHGALVVVDASSAAPFVPLDVLSMGADVVAVSASAWGGPPVGALAFRDASLLDRLPSAALEHGARGPERLELGPHAYPLLAGLVSSVDYLAGLDDAAIGPRRERLLTSLGSVKAYQAGLLANLINELRSMRHVMVIGDAMRRVPSLAFTITGAKAWEAVEHLAERGVCAFHDSGHNGVFAALGVGEVGGAIRVGLAHYTNAAEVDQLVRAVAELR encoded by the coding sequence ATGGCGTACGACGTCGCTCGGGTACGGGGCTTGTTCCCCGCGCTGGGCGACGGGTGGGTCCACCTCGATTCACCAGCGGGTATGCAGGTACCCGAACAGGTGGCGACCGCGGTATCCACCGCGTTGCGCGCCCCGGTGTCCGGGCCGGGCGGAATATTTCCGGCCTCACAGCGGGCAGAGGCGATCGTGGACGCGGCCCGTCGCTCCGTAGCCGACCTGGTCGGCTGCGACCCGGCCGGCGTGGTCCTCGGACCCAGTTCCGCCGTCCTGCTGCAACGCCTCGCCGACGCCCTCGGCGAAGCCTGGATGCTCGGCGACGAAGTGGTCGTCTCCCGGCTCGACCACCCCGGCAACGTCTCACCCTGGGTACGCGCCGCACAGCGCGCGGGCGGCAGCGTGCGCTGGGGCGAGATCGACATCGAGACCTGCGAACTGCCCGCCTGGCAGTACGACGGACTGATCACCGGCAGCACCAAGGCGGTGGCCATCACCGCCGCCTCCGGCGCCGTCGGCACCCGCCCTGACGTCCGGCACGTGGCCAACGCGGCCCGCAAACACGGCGCCCTGGTCGTGGTCGACGCCTCCTCCGCCGCCCCGTTCGTGCCGCTGGACGTGCTGTCCATGGGCGCGGACGTGGTCGCCGTGTCCGCCTCCGCCTGGGGCGGCCCGCCGGTGGGCGCACTCGCCTTCCGGGACGCCAGCCTGCTCGACCGGCTGCCCTCGGCCGCCCTCGAACACGGCGCCCGCGGCCCGGAACGCCTCGAACTCGGCCCGCACGCCTACCCGCTGCTGGCCGGACTCGTCTCCTCAGTGGACTACCTGGCCGGACTCGACGACGCCGCCATCGGCCCGCGCCGGGAACGCCTGCTCACCTCACTCGGCTCGGTCAAGGCATACCAGGCCGGCCTGCTGGCCAACCTGATCAACGAGCTGCGCTCGATGCGGCACGTCATGGTCATCGGCGACGCCATGCGCAGGGTGCCCTCCCTCGCCTTCACCATCACCGGCGCCAAAGCCTGGGAGGCGGTGGAACATCTGGCCGAACGCGGGGTGTGCGCCTTCCACGACTCCGGGCACAATGGCGTCTTCGCCGCACTCGGGGTCGGCGAGGTCGGTGGCGCGATCCGGGTCGGTCTGGCCCACTACACCAACGCGGCCGAGGTTGATCAGTTGGTGCGCGCGGTCGCCGAACTGCGCTGA
- a CDS encoding MarR family winged helix-turn-helix transcriptional regulator, giving the protein MRDAVDVIIEQWAREKPGFDVSPVGIVGRTARLHALLDKGIGANFARFGLAHWEYDVLASLRRAGAPYRLTVGQLMASMMISSGAMTNRIDRMAARGLLTREPDPADRRGVLVRLTEAGVTMAEQVLVPHMETERDLLSGLSAKEQQQLAALLRKALLSLEGPAPQQ; this is encoded by the coding sequence ATGCGGGATGCGGTGGACGTGATCATCGAGCAGTGGGCGCGGGAAAAACCGGGCTTCGACGTCAGCCCGGTCGGCATCGTCGGTCGCACCGCGCGGCTGCACGCCTTGCTGGACAAGGGGATCGGCGCCAACTTCGCCCGGTTCGGGCTGGCCCACTGGGAGTACGACGTGCTCGCCTCGCTGCGCAGGGCCGGTGCGCCCTACCGGCTCACCGTGGGGCAGCTCATGGCCTCGATGATGATCAGCTCAGGGGCGATGACCAACCGGATCGACCGGATGGCCGCGCGCGGACTGCTCACCCGCGAGCCCGATCCGGCCGACCGGCGGGGCGTGCTGGTGCGGCTCACCGAGGCCGGGGTGACCATGGCCGAGCAGGTGCTGGTGCCGCACATGGAGACCGAGCGGGACCTGCTGTCCGGGCTCTCGGCCAAGGAACAGCAGCAGCTCGCGGCGTTGCTGCGCAAGGCCCTCCTGTCGCTGGAAGGCCCTGCGCCGCAACAGTGA
- a CDS encoding GNAT family N-acetyltransferase, translating to MAGQSAIPDDPGMDPWPFRHLVLRTPRLELRPDDDAGMLELLEVARRGVHRPEEMPFSMPWTDLPHAEMSLGALQQRWRLRAGHTAASWDLGFLVRHRGRVIGTQSLMAQDFAELREVSCGCWYGLEHQGQGFGTEAWAAVLAFAFDHLGATHAHAAAFVNNAGSRAVSRKLGYRDNGTRRVLQRDKIALQVDQRLTPAEFRRPDWILQVEGLEACRELLGA from the coding sequence GTGGCGGGGCAGTCCGCCATCCCGGACGATCCGGGCATGGACCCCTGGCCGTTCCGCCACCTGGTACTGCGCACCCCGCGCCTGGAGCTGCGCCCGGATGACGACGCCGGAATGCTGGAGCTGCTCGAGGTGGCCCGCCGGGGTGTGCACCGGCCGGAGGAGATGCCCTTCTCCATGCCGTGGACGGATCTGCCGCACGCGGAGATGAGCCTGGGCGCGCTGCAGCAGCGCTGGCGGCTGCGCGCCGGGCACACCGCGGCGAGCTGGGACCTCGGCTTCCTGGTCCGGCACCGGGGCCGGGTGATCGGCACCCAGAGCCTGATGGCGCAGGACTTCGCCGAGCTGCGCGAGGTGAGCTGCGGCTGCTGGTACGGCCTGGAACACCAGGGTCAGGGCTTCGGCACCGAGGCCTGGGCCGCGGTGCTGGCCTTCGCCTTCGACCACCTCGGCGCCACGCACGCGCACGCCGCGGCCTTCGTGAACAACGCCGGATCCCGCGCGGTCAGCCGCAAGCTCGGCTACCGGGACAACGGCACCCGTCGCGTCCTGCAACGGGACAAGATCGCCCTCCAGGTCGACCAGCGCCTGACCCCGGCGGAGTTCCGCCGGCCGGACTGGATACTCCAGGTCGAGGGCCTGGAGGCCTGCCGAGAACTGTTGGGAGCCTGA
- a CDS encoding NAD(P)H-quinone oxidoreductase: protein MYAISIREPGGPEVLRWAPRPDPEPGQGEVVIDIVAAAVNRADLLQRQGFYPPPPGVTTVPGLECSGRIAKVGKGVTQWQVGDEVCALLAGGGYAERVAVPAVQVLPAPKGVDLVTAAGLPEVTCTVWSNVVMLAGLAAGDTFLAHGGAGGIGTCAIQIGKALGATVAVTAGTPEGLAECARLGADITVNYREQDFVEVVKEATGGKGADVVLDNMGASYLARNIDVLAAGGRLVVIGMQGGRKAELDLSKLLAKRASVAATGLRGRPVDGPGSKAEVVADVRERLWPLVEEGKVTVVEHARVPMQEAGEAHRLLEAGGVVGKILLVRG, encoded by the coding sequence ATGTACGCGATCAGTATCCGCGAGCCCGGTGGTCCAGAGGTGTTGCGCTGGGCGCCGAGGCCCGATCCGGAGCCGGGTCAGGGCGAGGTCGTCATCGACATCGTCGCGGCCGCGGTGAACCGGGCCGACCTGTTGCAGCGTCAGGGCTTCTACCCGCCGCCGCCCGGGGTGACCACCGTGCCGGGGCTGGAGTGCTCCGGCCGGATCGCCAAGGTCGGCAAGGGTGTGACGCAGTGGCAGGTCGGCGATGAGGTGTGCGCGCTGCTGGCCGGTGGCGGTTACGCCGAGCGCGTGGCGGTGCCCGCGGTGCAGGTGCTGCCCGCGCCCAAGGGCGTCGACCTGGTGACCGCGGCCGGGCTGCCCGAGGTGACCTGCACGGTCTGGTCCAACGTGGTGATGCTGGCCGGGCTGGCCGCCGGGGACACCTTCCTCGCGCACGGCGGTGCCGGTGGCATCGGGACCTGCGCGATCCAGATCGGCAAGGCGCTGGGCGCGACGGTCGCGGTGACCGCCGGGACGCCCGAGGGCCTGGCCGAATGCGCCCGTCTGGGCGCGGACATCACGGTGAACTACCGCGAGCAGGACTTCGTCGAGGTGGTCAAGGAAGCCACCGGTGGCAAGGGCGCGGACGTGGTGCTGGACAACATGGGCGCCTCCTACCTGGCGCGCAACATCGACGTGCTGGCGGCGGGCGGTCGGCTCGTCGTGATCGGCATGCAGGGCGGCCGCAAGGCCGAGCTGGACCTGAGCAAGCTGCTGGCCAAGCGGGCCAGCGTGGCCGCGACCGGGCTGCGCGGCCGTCCGGTGGACGGGCCGGGCAGCAAGGCCGAGGTGGTCGCGGACGTGCGTGAGCGCCTGTGGCCGCTGGTCGAGGAGGGCAAGGTCACCGTGGTCGAGCACGCCAGGGTGCCGATGCAGGAGGCAGGCGAGGCGCACCGGCTGCTGGAGGCCGGCGGCGTGGTCGGCAAGATCCTGCTCGTGCGCGGGTGA
- a CDS encoding endonuclease/exonuclease/phosphatase family protein encodes MRRLLVLAATLAVATGVLAPTAQATQDRAHIPGAVRFATFNASLNRNADGELLAHLATPDNPQARKAAEVIQRVRPDVLLINEFDYVSGNRAVELFRRNYLAVGQQGARPIDYPHAYTAPVNTGVPSGFDLNNDGKVGGGDDAFGFGLFPGQYGMVVLSKYPIDTAAVRTFQNFRWQDMPGAVLPEGWYSPEELGVFRLSSKSHWDLPIRIGRKTTHFLVSHPTPPTFDGPEDRNGRRNHDEIRLWADYVTPGKGGYLYDDAGKRGGLKPGERFVIAGDQNADPVDGDSYQNAIRQILNAPKVIDPKPGSLGAIEAARDQGGANVGQRGPSWLDSGDFNDKAPGNLRIDYVLPSRPLFPLAAGVFWPTARSPLARLNDTSDHHLVWVDLLA; translated from the coding sequence ATGCGTCGACTGCTCGTGCTGGCGGCAACGCTGGCCGTGGCGACCGGTGTGCTCGCGCCAACCGCGCAGGCCACGCAGGACCGTGCCCACATCCCCGGCGCGGTCCGCTTCGCCACGTTCAACGCCTCGCTCAACCGCAACGCCGACGGCGAGCTGCTCGCGCACCTGGCCACCCCGGACAACCCGCAGGCCCGCAAGGCCGCCGAGGTGATCCAGCGGGTGCGGCCGGACGTGCTGCTGATCAACGAGTTCGACTACGTCAGCGGCAACCGCGCGGTTGAGTTGTTCCGCCGCAACTACCTCGCGGTCGGCCAGCAGGGCGCGCGCCCGATCGACTACCCGCACGCCTACACCGCGCCGGTCAACACCGGCGTCCCGTCCGGGTTCGACCTGAACAACGACGGCAAGGTCGGCGGCGGGGACGACGCCTTCGGCTTCGGGCTCTTCCCCGGCCAGTACGGCATGGTGGTGCTCTCGAAGTACCCGATCGACACCGCCGCGGTGCGCACCTTCCAGAACTTCCGCTGGCAGGACATGCCGGGCGCGGTGCTGCCCGAGGGCTGGTACTCCCCTGAGGAGCTGGGCGTGTTCCGGCTCTCCTCCAAATCGCACTGGGACCTGCCGATCCGGATCGGGCGAAAGACCACGCACTTCCTGGTCTCGCACCCGACCCCGCCCACCTTCGACGGCCCCGAGGACCGCAACGGCCGTCGCAACCACGACGAGATCCGGCTCTGGGCCGACTACGTCACCCCTGGCAAGGGTGGCTACCTCTACGACGACGCGGGCAAGCGCGGCGGGCTGAAGCCGGGGGAGCGGTTCGTGATCGCGGGCGACCAGAACGCGGACCCGGTCGACGGCGACAGCTACCAGAACGCGATCCGGCAGATCCTCAACGCGCCCAAGGTGATCGACCCGAAGCCGGGCAGCCTGGGCGCGATCGAGGCGGCCAGGGACCAGGGCGGCGCGAACGTCGGTCAGCGCGGTCCGTCCTGGCTGGACAGCGGGGACTTCAACGACAAGGCCCCCGGCAACCTGCGGATCGACTACGTGCTGCCCTCCCGGCCGCTGTTCCCGCTGGCCGCGGGTGTTTTCTGGCCGACCGCGCGCTCACCGCTGGCCCGCCTGAACGACACCTCCGACCACCACCTGGTCTGGGTCGACCTGCTCGCCTGA
- a CDS encoding YncE family protein has protein sequence MLKSLTAVAAALAMTASAAPAVAAPSGARVLVADQHAATVHVLDPATGRVTGSLPDRVLNDHAGVVTLPDGRAIFVDDRNHALVVLQLSGTPKVLGTAPVDGEVAHLTVDPAGGYAVVSSAAHHEHEEPAAPHAEGAHLTVVDLRTWQTKEVPVAAGEPGVLIDAATDSVLLRNDDPAAVQAFPRRALLAHTGEAPLSPARSAEIGAHGHGEAFSARHRVIAAATERGLDLLPTHPDGTFGPARTVPWNISGRTGGRAFYLRLADDSRTVASYVRDDRATDWTQWTEDAYLTNATTGEAHRIPLGTGYLYRFGLSDSLAGYVVQGGRTDELVLVDLGTAKVTGRVDLGTLPGGPQGGTEPFSAQGRRVALTDDGGRAFVTAGGQGRVDVVDTAGRRIRGTLKLPTALTGGGSVAVWEPGVRHADLVGR, from the coding sequence ATGCTGAAATCCCTCACCGCGGTGGCGGCGGCGTTAGCCATGACCGCGTCAGCCGCACCCGCGGTCGCGGCCCCGTCCGGGGCCCGGGTGCTGGTGGCCGACCAGCACGCGGCCACCGTGCACGTGCTCGACCCGGCCACCGGTCGGGTGACCGGCTCACTGCCCGACCGGGTGCTCAACGACCACGCGGGCGTGGTGACCCTGCCGGACGGCCGCGCGATCTTCGTCGACGACCGCAACCACGCCCTGGTGGTGCTGCAGCTCAGCGGCACGCCGAAGGTGCTGGGCACCGCGCCGGTGGACGGCGAGGTCGCACACCTGACCGTGGACCCGGCAGGCGGCTACGCGGTGGTCAGCAGCGCCGCCCACCACGAACACGAGGAACCGGCCGCCCCGCACGCGGAGGGCGCCCACCTCACCGTGGTGGACCTGCGGACCTGGCAGACCAAGGAGGTCCCGGTGGCCGCCGGTGAGCCGGGGGTGCTCATCGACGCCGCCACCGACTCGGTCCTGCTGCGCAACGACGACCCCGCCGCGGTCCAGGCCTTCCCCCGCCGCGCCCTGCTGGCGCACACCGGCGAGGCGCCGCTGTCCCCCGCCCGCTCGGCCGAGATCGGCGCGCACGGCCACGGCGAGGCGTTCTCCGCCCGGCACCGGGTGATCGCCGCCGCCACCGAACGCGGCCTCGACCTGCTGCCCACCCACCCCGACGGCACCTTCGGCCCCGCCCGCACGGTGCCATGGAACATCTCCGGCCGCACCGGCGGCCGCGCCTTCTACCTGCGCCTGGCCGACGACAGCCGCACCGTGGCCAGCTACGTCCGCGACGACCGCGCCACCGACTGGACCCAGTGGACCGAGGACGCCTACCTGACCAACGCGACCACCGGCGAAGCCCACCGGATCCCCCTTGGCACCGGCTACCTGTACCGCTTCGGCCTGTCCGACAGCCTGGCCGGGTACGTGGTGCAGGGCGGCCGCACCGATGAACTGGTGCTGGTGGACCTGGGCACCGCGAAGGTGACCGGGCGGGTCGACCTGGGGACGCTGCCGGGTGGGCCGCAGGGCGGTACGGAGCCGTTCAGCGCGCAGGGACGGCGGGTCGCGCTGACCGATGACGGCGGGCGGGCGTTCGTGACCGCGGGCGGTCAGGGGCGGGTGGATGTGGTGGACACCGCGGGCAGGCGGATCCGCGGCACGCTGAAGCTGCCCACCGCGCTGACCGGCGGCGGGTCGGTGGCGGTGTGGGAGCCCGGGGTCCGGCACGCGGACCTGGTGGGTCGCTAA
- a CDS encoding GNAT family N-acetyltransferase, whose amino-acid sequence MDPWPLRRLVLRTPRLELRPDDDAGLLELAELAGRGIHPPGDMPFIVPFTDKAPGELELGVVQYNWRQRAELGPAKWTISFLVRHQGRVIGTQGLTGEEFAITREVRTGSWLGQDHQGQGLGTEMRAAVLAFAFDHLGAVQAQSEAFADNAASRAVSRRLGYRENGTKLVARRGQQATEIGLRLPAAEFVRPDWTLEVEGLDACRELLGA is encoded by the coding sequence ATGGACCCGTGGCCACTACGCAGGCTGGTGCTGCGCACCCCGCGCCTGGAACTGCGCCCCGATGACGACGCCGGCCTGCTGGAACTGGCCGAGCTGGCCGGTCGCGGCATCCACCCGCCCGGCGACATGCCCTTCATCGTCCCGTTCACCGACAAGGCGCCGGGCGAGCTGGAACTGGGCGTGGTCCAGTACAACTGGCGGCAGCGCGCCGAACTCGGCCCGGCCAAGTGGACGATCAGCTTCCTGGTCCGGCACCAGGGCCGGGTGATCGGCACCCAAGGCCTGACCGGCGAGGAGTTCGCGATCACCCGCGAGGTGCGCACCGGCTCCTGGCTCGGCCAGGACCACCAGGGCCAGGGCCTGGGCACCGAGATGCGCGCGGCCGTGCTGGCCTTCGCCTTCGACCACCTGGGCGCGGTGCAGGCCCAATCGGAGGCGTTCGCGGACAACGCCGCCTCGCGCGCGGTCAGCCGTCGGCTCGGCTACCGGGAGAACGGCACCAAGCTGGTGGCCCGGCGCGGTCAGCAGGCCACCGAGATCGGCCTGCGGCTGCCCGCCGCCGAGTTCGTCCGGCCGGACTGGACACTCGAGGTCGAGGGCCTGGACGCCTGCCGGGAGCTGCTCGGCGCCTAA
- a CDS encoding bacterial proteasome activator family protein encodes MNQPNDSEQQVVVIGPDGTPIGTALPFGASVTDGDGEQPGNDVSDMVEQPAKVMRIGTMIKQLLEEVRAAPLDEASRNRLREIHKSSITELEQGLAPELRDELERLSLPFNDDVTPSDAELRIAQAQLVGWLEGLFHGIQTALFAQQMAARVQLEQMRRGALPPGKGGETEGGHLGGGGGQYL; translated from the coding sequence ATGAACCAGCCCAACGACAGCGAGCAGCAGGTCGTGGTCATCGGACCGGACGGCACGCCCATCGGCACCGCGCTCCCGTTCGGCGCCTCGGTCACCGACGGTGACGGGGAGCAGCCGGGGAACGATGTGAGTGACATGGTCGAGCAGCCTGCCAAGGTCATGCGGATCGGCACCATGATCAAGCAGCTGCTCGAGGAGGTGCGGGCCGCGCCGCTGGACGAGGCGAGCCGCAACCGCCTGCGGGAGATCCACAAGTCCTCGATCACCGAGCTGGAGCAGGGCCTGGCGCCCGAACTGCGGGACGAGCTGGAGCGGCTGTCGCTGCCGTTCAACGACGACGTGACGCCATCGGACGCGGAGCTGCGGATCGCCCAGGCCCAGCTGGTCGGCTGGCTGGAGGGGCTCTTCCACGGCATCCAGACCGCGTTGTTCGCCCAGCAGATGGCCGCGCGGGTGCAGCTGGAGCAGATGCGCAGGGGCGCGCTGCCGCCGGGCAAGGGCGGCGAGACCGAGGGCGGGCACCTCGGCGGCGGCGGTGGGCAGTATCTCTGA
- a CDS encoding class I SAM-dependent methyltransferase, producing the protein MNDSLARAMGDLAAWHKLAPLLTEYLPFGDASLRPSGLTAVLDEAMIGNRTVLLECGSGSSSVVVARMLARRGFGHLLSLEHDERWAAFVNTQLRREGLHQIARVVHTPLSGHPAAVGALHWYTPQLVHDEVMAYVDRFGLVDLLLVDGPPAFEPGKDLARYPALPVLRWALAPGATILLDDVDRPGELTVLTRWQEQFGLRFRADPTGSRLAIGVMDPG; encoded by the coding sequence TTGAACGACTCGCTCGCGCGGGCCATGGGCGACCTGGCCGCCTGGCACAAGCTCGCGCCGCTGCTCACCGAGTACCTGCCCTTCGGCGACGCCTCACTGCGCCCGTCCGGGCTGACCGCCGTGCTGGACGAGGCCATGATCGGCAACCGGACCGTGCTGCTGGAATGCGGCAGCGGCTCCTCCTCGGTGGTGGTGGCCCGGATGCTGGCCCGCCGCGGCTTCGGCCACCTGCTCTCGCTCGAACACGACGAGCGCTGGGCCGCCTTCGTCAACACCCAGCTCCGCCGGGAGGGCCTGCACCAGATCGCCAGGGTGGTGCACACCCCGCTCAGCGGTCACCCGGCCGCGGTCGGCGCACTGCACTGGTACACCCCGCAGCTCGTGCACGACGAGGTGATGGCCTACGTCGACCGCTTCGGCCTGGTGGACCTGCTGCTGGTGGACGGCCCGCCTGCCTTCGAACCGGGCAAGGACCTGGCTCGCTACCCGGCGCTGCCGGTGCTGCGCTGGGCCCTCGCCCCCGGCGCGACCATCCTGCTCGACGACGTCGACCGGCCAGGCGAGCTGACCGTGCTCACCCGCTGGCAGGAGCAGTTCGGGCTGCGCTTCCGCGCCGACCCGACCGGCTCCCGCCTGGCCATCGGCGTGATGGACCCCGGCTAG
- the ypfJ gene encoding KPN_02809 family neutral zinc metallopeptidase, with amino-acid sequence MRFNEDAELDVSQVEDLGGSGGGGIGGRVAIGGGGLGVLGVLIWFLLSQFGGGVLPAAPGGAADRDTVPRGGMINNTKLAEKCKTGADANRNQDCAAIASINSIQGYWTDVFARSGRTYRRATTNFFNGAVSTRCGNADSSVGPFYCPGDSEVYIDLSFFQELRDRFGAAGGTFVEAYVLAHEYGHHVQNLLGTSAQVRGNATGPTSGSVRLELQADCYAGAWANHAKTVATASGKPLIAEITDDDVKRALDAAARIGDDFIQSQLNGRKPDPSQFSHGSSKQRQKWFTTGLRTGNPTSCNTFDRNVDLG; translated from the coding sequence GTGCGTTTCAACGAGGACGCCGAACTGGATGTGTCCCAGGTCGAGGACCTAGGCGGGTCCGGCGGGGGTGGTATCGGCGGGCGGGTGGCGATCGGCGGTGGCGGCCTCGGCGTGCTCGGTGTGCTGATCTGGTTCCTGTTGTCCCAGTTCGGCGGTGGTGTGCTGCCCGCGGCGCCGGGTGGCGCGGCGGACCGGGACACCGTGCCGCGCGGCGGGATGATCAACAACACCAAGCTCGCGGAGAAGTGCAAGACGGGCGCGGACGCCAACCGCAACCAGGATTGCGCGGCCATCGCCTCGATCAACTCGATCCAGGGCTACTGGACCGACGTGTTCGCCCGTTCCGGCCGCACCTACCGCAGGGCCACCACGAACTTCTTCAACGGCGCGGTGAGCACCCGCTGCGGCAACGCGGACTCCTCGGTCGGCCCGTTCTACTGCCCCGGCGACAGCGAGGTCTACATCGACCTGAGCTTCTTCCAGGAGCTGCGGGACCGCTTCGGCGCGGCGGGCGGCACCTTCGTCGAGGCATACGTGCTGGCGCACGAGTACGGCCACCACGTGCAGAACCTGCTGGGCACCTCGGCCCAGGTGCGCGGCAACGCCACCGGGCCGACCTCGGGTTCGGTGCGGCTGGAGCTGCAGGCCGACTGCTACGCCGGGGCCTGGGCCAACCACGCCAAGACGGTGGCCACCGCCTCCGGCAAACCGCTGATCGCCGAGATCACCGACGACGACGTCAAGCGGGCCCTGGACGCGGCCGCGCGGATCGGTGACGACTTCATCCAGTCCCAGCTCAACGGGCGCAAGCCGGATCCGAGCCAGTTCAGCCACGGCAGCTCCAAGCAGCGGCAGAAGTGGTTCACCACCGGCCTGCGCACCGGCAACCCGACCTCCTGCAACACCTTCGACCGCAATGTGGACCTGGGTTAG